The genomic DNA GTGTAAGTCTGAAACTGTGAGTCGGACTATGTCGGCATCGTGGGTTCATGAGGCGATCGATCTCCATCCCCCTATCCACTCATCCTCCCTACTCCCTACTCCCTACTCCCTACTCCCCCACCCACCACCGATTCCAAACTATTTGCCAGCTTATCCGCAATTCCCGCAATCCAGGTTTCGTCCTGTTTGGTATAGCTGCGGGGGGCATTTGCGCCGAGGATCATCACGCCGGATTTGCCGATCGGCTGACAGATGACGCCCTGAGTGTTTTCGGGCAGATAGTCGAATTCAATGCGTCCGGGATAGAGGGCAAGTTTGACGAGATAGACGGGCTTTTGGGTGGAGAGAACCCGCTGTACGATCGTCCCTGGTTTGACTTCTGATTTTCCTAGAATGCCGCGACGCAGCAAAACGCGATCCTCGTACCAGATCACGATCGATCGGGTAACGGTGTTGGTGAGCAGCAGGTGGGTTGACCAAGCAAGCTCGGTTTGAATCGATTCCGGTAAATCCTGTGCCAGCTCAAAGCCTTCTTTGCCAATCAGCTCGACCGCATCGGGGGACTTAGGCTGAACCTGCTGCCAAATTAATCCGGTGAGGATCAGGATGGCACTGAGAATCACGCCCATCACATCCGATCGCGCCTGGGAATCCGTCAGGGCAGGGGTCAGGAGTCGATTGACCATCAGCAGCGTACCGCCCAAGATACCGACGGCGATCGGCATTTGTCGGAGAACTGCGTTTTGATCTTTTGCCATTGATGCTTGTTGGGGTTGGGGGTGGTTATTTTTATCTTACTTGGGGCGGGGGAGTGGGGAGTGGGGAGCAGGGAGCAGGGAGCAGGGGAGCGGGGAGCAGGGAATGTCTGGAAAGCTGGAAGTCGATCGCCGAAAGTTCGCGGGAAAGCCTATTATTTTTAAGAAGTCTACCTTGCGGTAGAGACTTTATTTTTTAGGACGGATATTTGAGCCGATCGCCGTTTCAGCCGTTTTTCTGAGCCTCTTCCTACCTGACAAATTGACGGACTAATTATGAGCAATTCCTCTGCAACCGTAATTCCTTCTGCCTCCAATGTTTTATTGGAGCAAGATTGGTCGCTGCTCTTACAACAGCTTCTCGACGGGCAATCCCTGACGGTGGATCAGTCGGTGGCGCTGATGGAAGGCTGGCTGGCGGAGGCAATTCCTCCAGTGCTGTCGGGCGGCATTCTGGCGGCGATTCAGGCGAAGGGCGTTTCCGCAGCGGAACTGACAGGGATGGCGCAGGTGCTTCAGGCGCGATCGATCGGCAGTAGCGATACGTCAGGGTTTCCTTCTCCCCGGATTGATACCTGCGGCACGGGGGGCGATGGTGCAGAGACGTTCAATATTTCGACGACTGTGGCATTTGTAGCGGCAGCGGCTGGGGTTCCGGTTGCAAAGCACGGCAATCGCTCTGCGTCGGGGAAAGTCGGGTCGGCGGATGTGCTGGAGTCGCTGGGCGTGAATCTGGGTGCGTCTCCCGATCGCATTAAGGCAGCACTCTCAGAGGTGGGCGTGACGTTTTTGTTTGCTCCCGGCTGGCATCCGGCAATGAAGGCAGTCGTGCCTTTACGGAAAACCCTGCGGGTGCGGACGGTGTTTAATCTGCTGGGTCCGCTGGTGAATCCCCTGCGTCCGACAGGTCAGGTGGTGGGCGTGTTTAGCTCAACTCTGGTCGAAACGATCGCCCAATCGATGAATCAGCTAGGGCTACCGGAGGCGATCGTGCTGCACGGACGGGAAAAGCTGGACGAGGCGGGACTGGCGGACGCAACGGATGCGGCGATTTTGTCTCAGGGCGAAGTGCGATCGCTCACGCTTTATCCAGAAGAACTGGGGCTAACTCCGGCTCCAACAGAAGCTCTGCGGGGCGGCGAAGTGGCGGACAATGCAGAAATTCTGAAAGCCGTCCTGCAAGGGGGCGGCACCCTGGCACAGCAGGAAGTCGTTGCCCTCAATGCGGCACTTGCCCTGAAGGTAGGATGTGCCCTGCCCGAATTTTCCAACGATCCGATCGCGACTTACCGGAAAGGGATTGCGATCGCAAAGGATATTCTGGCAAGCGGGGCTGCCTGGAACAAGGTGGAAGAACTGCGGGCATTCTTGCAGGAAGGATGAGCGTGGGCCATTCACCCAACTCCTTCACCCAACTCCTTCACCCAACTCCTTTAGTAGACGGGGAACCAAGCCGACGTCGGCAGACTATCTGTTAGGGGAAGGCTAAATATACTCAAAGTCCCCCACGAGTGGGGGATTTAGGGGGCGTTCGGGATTTAGGGAGATCTAAACTTACAGCAGCTTTGCAATATCCTTCTCGATATCTTCTGGCTTGGTCGTCGGCGGATAGCGTTTGACCACGTTGCCATTTCGATCGACTAAGAACTTGGTGAAGTTCCACTTAATCCCCTCGGTTCCCAGGATTCCGGGTGCGGCTTTAGCCAGGTATTTGAACAGGGGATGGGCATTGCTGCCGTTCACGTCCACTTTTTCGGACAGCGGGAAGGTGACACCAAAGCGGGTTTCGCAAAAGGATTGAATTTCGGATGCGCTGCCCGGTTCCTGTGCGCCAAACTGATTGCAGGGAAAGCCCAGAACAGAGAAGCCCTTGTCGGCATACTTGCTCTGAAGGGTCTGAAGTCCCTGGTACTGGGGAGTGAATCCGC from Leptolyngbya ohadii IS1 includes the following:
- a CDS encoding cofactor assembly of complex C subunit B, with translation MAKDQNAVLRQMPIAVGILGGTLLMVNRLLTPALTDSQARSDVMGVILSAILILTGLIWQQVQPKSPDAVELIGKEGFELAQDLPESIQTELAWSTHLLLTNTVTRSIVIWYEDRVLLRRGILGKSEVKPGTIVQRVLSTQKPVYLVKLALYPGRIEFDYLPENTQGVICQPIGKSGVMILGANAPRSYTKQDETWIAGIADKLANSLESVVGGGVGSRE
- the trpD gene encoding anthranilate phosphoribosyltransferase, which codes for MSNSSATVIPSASNVLLEQDWSLLLQQLLDGQSLTVDQSVALMEGWLAEAIPPVLSGGILAAIQAKGVSAAELTGMAQVLQARSIGSSDTSGFPSPRIDTCGTGGDGAETFNISTTVAFVAAAAGVPVAKHGNRSASGKVGSADVLESLGVNLGASPDRIKAALSEVGVTFLFAPGWHPAMKAVVPLRKTLRVRTVFNLLGPLVNPLRPTGQVVGVFSSTLVETIAQSMNQLGLPEAIVLHGREKLDEAGLADATDAAILSQGEVRSLTLYPEELGLTPAPTEALRGGEVADNAEILKAVLQGGGTLAQQEVVALNAALALKVGCALPEFSNDPIATYRKGIAIAKDILASGAAWNKVEELRAFLQEG
- a CDS encoding glutathione peroxidase; amino-acid sequence: MTAQTSPSIYDFSATSIEGSPLALSSFRDKVLLIVNTASQCGFTPQYQGLQTLQSKYADKGFSVLGFPCNQFGAQEPGSASEIQSFCETRFGVTFPLSEKVDVNGSNAHPLFKYLAKAAPGILGTEGIKWNFTKFLVDRNGNVVKRYPPTTKPEDIEKDIAKLL